A single window of Ptychodera flava strain L36383 chromosome 3 unlocalized genomic scaffold, AS_Pfla_20210202 Scaffold_25__1_contigs__length_14229661_pilon, whole genome shotgun sequence DNA harbors:
- the LOC139125566 gene encoding uncharacterized protein, which translates to MLKNCFNKMNVRRVFVFLIVVCVVNLLVLLYKLNMASAPDASLVRHTRDKDSEIYEDWTEPFLYPRQMRDQVFIVCLVYTAVERRDQRKAIRETWASRRLWDNKRVLVYFALEESNITSNEIFVEEINKNNDIIIFEIDDMGDKKTELTKSAFIWMARQFANFQYFLKTDDDIFVNMDALVNYLGKLNSNKLVIARDTRSWFDFVSQRLYAPDPRVPSYVISSDVVRELTRNFELEKIHGKTKFSRELYEKLNIRLRDNQGFDTGQNLQTICEVKDILTSTHVPFLRVWRYWRLVNDWVEFVTCEDGDTEIVSTKGRQNQNNARHVHKFVSVPDPHNIPMVLDHPKVCHENSPVFVVVCVISSPVHFDRRIAIRETWGRYFDPVKMVNIVTVFVLGTSTDTAIQKKILFEDNLFGDIIQGDFDDTYEHLVFKTLSLLRWVMNNCASAKYVVKVDDDVWLNFDLLLKILQPAPRSKFYLGFPRIYAPVLRGPVAKWYTPEEMYPSATYHPYQSGPAYVLSNDLVGKIFEASKTSKIFKWEDIYLGGIINKLGTYPYSSIDFDMMGLARSTCALRACAMCHKYYAKDFLYHWNLIKLKERKDIACQSNAHPYIPKFGILDTNPDRQIYVNRDHSLGQKLIENTPYRTSHSQLCRYYDDKRDPIFLLVLIFSDGADFDNRRYARVLYAKPRVINGKRVQPFFVVGSRGERDLRNLLENENRMYADLIILDQLDTKQNNTLKLELALQWVLMSCPDYRFIMKVTYKEYVNFENTVSYLSKVSSSRFVVGNVVMPTGESSSSRPILRCTSRHIYKETRSFCQPI; encoded by the coding sequence ATGCTGAAAAACTGCTTCAACAAAATGAATGTCCGTAGAGTCTTCGTGTTCCTTATCGTAGTCTGCGTTGTCAATCTTTTGGTTCTGCTGTATAAATTGAACATGGCCTCCGCCCCTGATGCTTCACTCGTCAGACACACACGCGATAAGGACTCGGAGATATACGAAGACTGGACCGAGCCTTTCCTTTACCCGCGCCAAATGAGAGATCAGGTTTTCATCGTCTGCCTCGTGTACACCGCCGTGGAAAGGCGAGACCAACGCAAAGCGATCCGCGAGACTTGGGCGTCGAGGCGACTGTGGGACAACAAACGTGTACTTGTTTATTTCGCCCTGGAGGAAAGCAACATCACTTCCAACGAAATATTCgttgaagaaataaacaagaacaatgatattataatttttgaaatcgaCGACATGGGAGACAAGAAGACAGAGTTGACCAAATCTGCATTTATTTGGATGGCTAGGCAATTCgcaaattttcagtatttcttAAAAACAGACGAcgatatttttgtcaatatggaCGCTCTTGTGAACTATCTGGGCAAGTTGAACTCCAACAAACTAGTCATTGCAAGGGATACACGGTCGTGGTTCGATTTTGTCAGTCAACGGTTGTACGCTCCTGACCCAAGAGTGCCAAGTTACGTCATTTCTTCTGACGTAGTTCGTGAACTTACCAGGAACTTCGAGCTGGAGAAGATACACggaaaaacaaagttttcgCGTGAGCTGtatgaaaaattgaacattcGTTTGCGAGACAACCAAGGCTTCGACACCGGACAGAATTTGCAAACAATATGTGAAGTAAAGGACATCTTGACATCTACTCATGTTCCGTTTTTGAGAGTTTGGCGATATTGGAGACTGGTCAACGATTGGGTAGAATTCGTCACGTGTGAGGATGGCGATACAGAAATTGTATCTACAAAGGGCAGACAGAATCAAAATAATGCACGACACGTTCACAAATTCGTGTCCGTCCCCGATCCTCACAATATACCGATGGTTTTAGACCACCCGAAAGTGTGTCACGAAAACTCACCCGTATTTGTCGTTGTCTGTGTGATCTCGTCGCCTGTGCATTTTGATAGGAGAATTGCAATCAGAGAAACCTGGGGGCGCTATTTCGACCCTGTGAAAATGGTGAATATTGTAACCGTATTCGTTCTTGGTACTTCGACTGACACAGCAATTcagaagaaaatactgtttgagGATAATCTATTCGGCGATATTATACAGGGTGATTTTGATGACACATATGAACATTTAGTTTTCAAAACTTTGTCACTACTTCGATGGGTGATGAACAACTGCGCTTCGGCAAAGTATGTCGTAAAAGTCGACGATGACGTCtggttgaactttgaccttctGCTGAAGATACTGCAGCCGGCACCGAGAAGCAAATTTTATCTTGGTTTTCCGAGAATCTACGCCCCGGTGTTGAGGGGTCCAGTGGCAAAGTGGTACACACCCGAGGAGATGTATCCTTCGGCGACGTATCACCCCTATCAGTCTGGTCCTGCGTATGTACTCTCCAAtgatttggtgggaaaaattttcGAAGCCTcgaaaacgtcaaaaatattcaaatgggAGGATATTTACCTTGGTGGAATTATTAATAAACTTGGCACATACCCATATTCCAGCATCGATTTCGATATGATGGGCTTAGCGCGATCAACGTGTGCTCTTCGCGCATGCGCCATGTGCCACAAATATTACGCAAAAGATTTTCTTTATCACTGGAATCTCATAAAACTGAAAGAAAGGAAAGATATTGCTTGCCAATCAAATGCCCATCCTTACATTCCAAAGTTCGGTATCCTTGATACCAATCCAGACAGACAAATTTACGTAAATCGCGATCATTCACTCGGGCAAAAACTTATCGAAAATACGCCTTACCGGACTTCGCACAGTCAACTTTGCCGTTACTATGACGACAAACGCGATCCCATTTTTCTCCTTGTGCTCATCTTCAGCGACGGTGCAGACTTCGACAACAGACGATATGCCAGGGTACTCTACGCAAAACCCCGCGTCATCAACGGTAAACGGGTGCAACCATTCTTCGTCGTGGGTTCTCGCGGAGAACGAGATCTCAGGAACCTACTGGAGAACGAAAACCGAATGTATGCGGACTTAATTATTCTTGATCAGCTCGACACCAAGCAGAACAACACACTTAAACTTGAACTCGCACTACAGTGGGTTCTGATGTCATGTCCAGACTATAGATTTATCATGAAGGTCACCTACAAGGAATACGTGAATTTTGAAAACACAGTGTCTTATCTCTCAAAAGTATCATCTTCGCGTTTTGTCGTCGGTAATGTTGTCATGCCGACGGGGGAATCATCCAGTAGCCGTCCCATCCTGAGATGTACAAGCCGCCATATTTACAAGGAGACGCGATCATTCTGTCAGCCGATATAG
- the LOC139125208 gene encoding uncharacterized protein, producing MVHHGGILMKPPSFARNQKFCILHDLLICSKLPTYRYLLSMKLLSGDFYACPNYRSSLSQQPASENAGRFYGRQNLIAFETKLDAVSYMHDFQYIIKNEQKCQLFGQMKVKSVLILIVSTPEHSENRKLIRKTWARDNFVEDKNILFMFLVGDTRNELVKKDLSLENAQYGDIIQDSFEDTPGSDAIKTVSALKWAAKFCSKATFVVMTSDGIYLNVIRLVEYLRSSDTAEKSLLLGSLMKHDSHIEHDHNGIVQLSTHTYVMSSDVVHTLYLATMRTQLAGNTDVYFAELMKNLDILPRYHQAFSRRQFVKGLDQYLLNFHVTWEVRVPENMTSLHELRKPIDTFYDYNSDRVNEPGRYSFLIANPKRCRRGKQRKNVKVAIFVFSDCASDKWRQSARETWIRDLKTITDVGTVVNFVLGKCDVNEDDLIKTEFENFGDVIQGSFNDSGYYSNTLKTYLVLRWSSTYCFPSKFVIKLDQNVFLNVDSLINQLKSLGQQYNLFGSKITNEISPRNKDSLDFVPHSTWPYQYLPPYLAPDAYAMSADLVQDLYVGSYYAELVANEALFLGLVAHHIGASITDNDKFRTIERFNICEFSENFAVRTKTNTEFHTVHRFLKNEERCNGMKPMIKE from the coding sequence ATGGTACACCATGGAGGAATTCTTATGAAACCGCCAAGCTTCGCAAGAAATCAAAAATTCTGTATCCTACATGATCTTCTCATTTGCTCCAAACTGCCAACGTACAGATATCTTTTAAGCATGAAGCTCCTCAGCGGAGACTTCTACGCATGCCCAAACTATAGAAGTTCACTATCACAACAACCTGCATCTGAAAATGCTGGCAGATTTTATGGTCGGCAAAATCTGATTGCGTTCGAGACAAAACTCGATGCTGTCAGTTATATGCATGATTTTCAGTACATAatcaaaaatgaacaaaaatgtcaGCTGTTTGGCCAGATGAAGGTGAAATCAGTTCTCATTCTCATAGTTTCAACACCCGAACATTCTGAAAACCGGAAGTTAATCCGAAAAACCTGGGCAAGGGATAATTTCGTCGAggataaaaacattttgttcaTGTTCCTTGTTGGAGATACCAGAAACGAACTTGTAAAGAAAGATCTTTCACTTGAGAATGCGCAGTACGGAGACATCATACAGGACTCATTTGAGGACACACCTGGAAGTGACGCAATCAAAACTGTTTCTGCATTGAAATGGGCTGCAAAATTTTGTTCGAAGGCAACTTTTGTCGTCATGACGAGCGACGGTATATATCTCAATGTTATTAGACTGGTTGAGTACCTAAGGTCATCAGATACTGCAGAAAAGTCTCTGTTATTGGGTAGTTTAATGAAACATGACAGTCACATAGAACATGACCACAACGGTATCGTTCAATTGAGTACACACACATACGTGATGTCATCAGATGTTGTGCACACGCTGTATCTTGCGACAATGCGGACACAATTAGCTGGGAATACAGATGTttattttgcagagttgatgaAAAACCTTGACATTTTGCCTCGATACCACCAAGCATTcagcagacgacaatttgtcaAAGGTTTAGATCAGTATCTCCTTAACTTCCATGTCACCTGGGAAGTGAGAGTTCCCGAGAACATGACGTCACTGCATGAGCTTAGAAAGCCAATTGACACATTTTACGACTACAACAGTGACAGAGTGAACGAGCCTGGACGGTACAGCTTCCTCATCGCCAATCCGAAACGATGTCGAAGAGGGAAACAGCGCAAGAACGTTAAGGTCgccatttttgtgttctctgactgTGCGAGCGACAAATGGAGACAATCCGCTCGAGAAACTTGGATTCGCGACCTGAAGACAATTACAGATGTTGGCACGGTTGTAAATTTTGTCCTCGGCAAATGTGATGTCAATGAGGACGATCTTATAAAGACAGAATTTGAGAATTTTGGTGACGTTATTCAGGGGAGTTTCAATGACAGTGGTTACTATAGTAACACCTTAAAGACTTACCTTGTTCTGCGGTGGTCATCAACCTATTGCTTTCCGTCGAAATTTGTCATCAAACTCgatcaaaatgtatttttaaacgTAGACAGTTTAATTAATCAATTGAAATCGCTGGGACAACAGTATAATCTCTTTggttcaaaaattacaaatgaaatttctCCGAGAAACAAAGACAGCCTTGATTTTGTGCCTCATTCCACGTGGCCTTACCAGTATCTCCCGCCATACTTAGCGCCGGATGCGTACGCCATGTCCGCAGACCTCGTCCAGGATTTATATGTTGGTTCGTATTACGCAGAGCTGGTTGCGAACGAGGCGCTGTTTCTTGGCCTGGTTGCTCACCACATCGGTGCCTCCATCACGGACAACGACAAGTTCAGAACTATAGAAAGATTTAACATCTGCGAGTTCTCAGAAAACTTTGCAGTGCGCACGAAGACAAATACTGAATTTCACACCGTtcatcgatttttgaaaaacgaaGAGAGGTGTAATGGAATGAAACCTATGATAAAAGAGTAA